GTCAGCGGCACGGCGTCGATCGACCGTGTGATCTGGAGCTGGAAATTCATGTGCCCCTGCACGCGGAAGGACAGTTCCGCCGCAGCCAGATAGAATTCGAACATCCGGCAGAACCGTTCATCGTACATCGCGGCGACCCGCTCGCGATTGGCGGCGAAGCGGTCGCGCCACAGCGCGATGGTCTTGGCGTAATGCAGGCGCAGGATCTCGCAATCCGTCACCCACAGGCCGGATTTTTCGATCGCCGCGAAGGTTTCGCTCAGCGCGGGCGAATAGCCGCCGGGAAAGATGTAGCGATCGATCCAGGGATTGGTCGAACCCGGCCCGTCATGCCGCCCGATGGAATGCAGCAGCATGACCCCGTCCGGAGCCAGGATATTCGCCACGAGGTCGAAGAACTGGCGATAATGGCCGATCCCCACATGCTCGAACATGCCGACCGATACGATGCGGTCGAAACGCCGCGTCACGGCCCGGTAATCCACCAGTTCGAACCGCACCCGGTCCGCCAACCCCTCGTCCCGTGCCCGCTGCCGCGCCACGCCAAGCTGTTCCTCGGACAGGGTGATGCCGGTGACCCGTGCGCCGTACTCCCGCGCCAGCGTCAGCGCCATGCCACCCCAGCCGCATCCGATATCCAGCACTTCCAGGCCCGGGCGGTCCAGCCGCAGCTTGGCGGCGATATGGCGCTTCTTCGCCACCTGCGCCTCTTCCAGCGTCTCGTCCCCACGCGGAAAATAGGCACAGGAATATTGGCGGTCGCTGTCCAGGAACAGGTCGTACAGCGCACCGTTCAGGTCGTAATGGTGCGCGACATTGCGCCGTGCGCGGGACGCCGGATTGAACTGCGTCCAGGTCCGCTTGCCGTAGCGGATCACCGCCGCCACCGATTCGCCGATATGGCCGGCCTGCATGCTGTTGGCCATCAGGACGTCCAGCAGGTCGTACAGCGTGCAGCCCGTGGGCACGACCAGACCGTCCATATAGGCTTCGCCGAACGCCAGGCCGGGATTGACGATCAGGCGCCGCTCGACCGACGGGGAGAGAATGCGCATCGCCGCGACTGGCCCAGGCGTGCCGACATAGGTCCGCCGCGTGCCGTCGGAATAGACGACGTCCAGCCGCCCCAGCGAGATGAAACTGCGAAAGATCCTGTCTATCAAGGGCGTCATGGACTCACCTCTCTTCTTTCGGCCGGGCCCGAAGCATGAAGGGTCCGGATCGATCCGTAAAGAACCGGTGATGACGCTTTGCGTGCCTTTTCAAAGACAAAGGCCCGGAAGAGCATGCTCTTCCGGGCCTTTGCGACAGAACGGAAACGGAAAGGATCAGGCTTCCGCCGGAGCTTCCACCGTTTCCTCGAGCGCTTCCTCGACGAAGCCCGAGGGCTCCTCCTTCTCGACGCCGATCTCTTCGCCACGGGCCTGGCGCTCGGCTTCTTCTTCCGAACGGGCCACGTTCACCGTGACGGGGATCGAAACTTCCGGATGCAGCGCGACGCGGACGTCGTACAGGCCCAGTTGCTTGATCGGGTTTTCCAGGATCACCTGCGTGCGGGCGACCGTCAGGCCGGCCGCCGTCGCCGCCTCGGCGATGTCGCGGGTCGTGACCGAGCCGTACAGGCTGCCGCTGTCGCCGGCCTGGCGGATCAGCACGACGGACAGGCCGTGCATGCGCTCGGACAGGCGCTCGGCCTCCTCGCGGCGCTTCAGGTTCAGCGCCTCGAGCTGCACGCGCTCGCGCTCGAAGCGCTCGCGGTTCAGGGCGTTGGCACGGATCGCCTTGCCCTGCGGCAGCAGGAAGTTACGGGCATAGCCCGGCTTCACCTTCACGACGTCGCCCATCTGCCCCAGGTTTTCGACGCGCTGGAGCAGGATCAGTTCTACTGCGGACATGATCTGCCTCCCTCAGCCGACAATGTAGGGCAGAAGCGCCATGAAACGGGCCCGCTTGATCGCCTGGGCCAGCTCGCGCTGCTTCTTCGCGGACACCGCGGTGATGCGGCTGGGGACGATCTTGCCGCGCTCGGACAGGAAGCGGCTGAGCAGGCGAACGTCCTTGTAGTCGATCTTCGGCGCGTTGGGGCCGGAGAACGGGCAGGACTTGCGGCGACGATAGAACGGCCGGCGCGCACCCACGGCCGTGCGACGGGCGGCGGGGTTGATTTCAGTGGTCTCGGACATGGATTCTTACTCCGCTTCGCCGTCGGTGTCGCGCCCGTCTTCACGCTCGTTGCGTGCCCGGAACTCCTCGCGATCGTCGTAGCCGCGACGGGCACCGCCGGCACCGCCACGTCCGCTTTCAAAGCGGCCGGCCGGCTTCGGACCACGGAAGCCGCGCTCGCGCTCGTCGCCCTTGCGGGACAGGATCACGGACGGCGCCTCGTCGATCTCGTCGACGCGCAGGGTCAGGACGCGCATCACGTCCTCGTTCAGGCCGAGCTGGCGCTCGATTTCCTTGATCGTCTCCGGCTTCGCATCCAGACCCAGGAGCATGTAGTGCCCCTTGCGGTTCTTCTTGATGCGGTAGGCCAGGCTGCGCAGGCCCCAATATTCGCGCTTCTTCACAGCGCCGCCATCGGTTTCCAGCAGCGCGGCGATCCCGTCGGCGACGGCCTCGACCTGCTGCTGCGATACATCGTTACGTGCGATGAACACGGTCTCATATAACGGCATGGGAACTCCCTTCGGATAAGGTCAACCCGACCGTTCCGGACCCGGTCCGGACGGCGCCCCTCCCGCGGGGCATGGGTATAGCCGGGGCGATGCCGCGTCCCGGCAGGGAAGGTGCGGTGTGAAGCACAAACCCCGGCCGACCACAAGGGGAAACTGCCGAAAAGCCGAATTCGGGCGGCCGGTGGATCAGGGGCGCAGGGCCCGGGGAACCGTCAGCCCCAGCCGGTCGGGAATGTCCCAGACCTCGCGCACCGTGCGCACGGGCCGGAATCCGGCCCGCAGATAGGTCTCCATCGCCCTGGGATGGTCGGCGGTGCAGGTATTCACCCGCACGCTGTCGGGGTGGAAGGCCCAGGCCGCGTCCAGGGCGGCCCGCAGGAAGGCATGGCCGATCCCATGCCCGATCTGGCCGGGCATCAGGCCGAAATAGGCCAGGTTGACCTCATCCGGCTGGGTCCGGTCCAGTTCGAAGAAGCCGCAGACCTGCTCGCCGCGCCACAGGACGTGGACCAGCACGCCCGGGTCGCGCAGCAGCGCCGCCAGTTCCCGGTCGGGCACGACGCGGCGCAGCCACCAGCAATAATCCTTGCCCACCCCGTCATACAGGCGGCGATAGAACGCAACGCCCGGCGCCGGCTGATGCACGATGCGGTAGCCTTCCGGCAGGGCAGGCGCCGGACCGGATGGCGGGGCGTCCATGCACAGGAAGGTCACGTCGACAACGGCCCGGGTCGCCGGCCCGGAGTCCGCCCGCGCGTCTCCGACGGACGCGACCATGGCCCGGCGAATCAGTTGTCGTCCAGGAACGAGCGCAGCTTGCGGCTGCGGCTCGGGTGCTTCAGCTTGCGCAACGCCTTCGCCTCGATCTGGCGGATGCGCTCGCGCGTCACGTTGAACTGCTGGCCCACCTCTTCCAGGGTGTGGTCGGTGTTCATGCCGATGCCGAAGCGCATGCGCAGCACGCGTTCCTCACGCGGGGTCAGCGAGGACAGGACCCGCGTCGTGGCTTCGCGCAGGTTGGTCTGGATCGCGGCGTCCAGCGGGATGACCGCCGTCTTGTCCTCGATGAAATCGCCCAGGTGGCTGTCTTCCTCGTCACCGATCGGCGTTTCCAGCGAGATCGGTTCCTTGGCGATCTTCAGGACCTTGCGCACCTTCTCCAGCGGCATGCCCAGCTTTTCGGCCAGTTCCTCGGGCGCGGGCTCGCGTCCGATCTCATGCAGCATCTGGCGCGACGTGCGGACCAGCTTGTTGATGGTCTCGATCATATGGACCGGGATGCGGATCGTGCGGGCCTGGTCGGCGATCGACCGGGTGATCGCCTGGCGGATCCACCACGTGGCATAGGTCGAGAACTTGTAGCCCCGGCGATATTCGAACTTATCCACCGCCTTCATCAGGCCGATATTGCCCTCCTGGATCAGGTCCAGGAACTGCAACCCGCGATTGGTATATTTCTTGGCGATCGAGATCACCAGGCGCAGGTTCGCCTCGATCATCTCCTTCTTCGCGCGGGCCGAATCGCGCTCGCCGCGCGACACGGTGGCGTAGACGCGGCGGAATTCGCCGACCGGCAGGCCGGTTTCCTGCGACAGGGATGCGACCTGGCCGCGCAGGTCCAGCACCGACGCCGAATGCTTGGCGACGAAATTCTTCCACGCCTTGCCCGGCAGGGCGGACACCATGTCCATCCAGCCCGGGTCCAGCTCGCTGCCGCGATACTTGATCAGGAAGTCCTCGCGCGAGACCTTGGTGCTCTCGGCCAGGCGCAGCATGCGCCCTTCCAGCCCGTTCAGCCGCTGGAAGATTTCCTTCAGGTGCTGCACCAGCACCTCGATGCGGGTGTTGTGCAGGTGGACCTGCTGCACCTTGCCCACCAGTTCCTCGCGCAGCTTCTCGTACGATTTCTCGGACTTGTCCGACATCTCGGCGCCCGAGGTCAGGGTCTCCAGCCGCTTCGACTGCAGCTTCTGCAGCCGGGAATACAGTTCCTCGATTTCCTCGAACTGCGCCAGGATCTCGGGCTTCAGCTTTTCTTCCAGCGCGGACAGCGACAGGCCGGCGCTGTCGCCTTCCTCGCCGTCCTCGCTCTCGGGGGCCGCGTCGAAGCTGCCGTCTTCCTGCTCGCCGCCCTCGGCGCCGGCCTCGGCTTCGGCGCCGCCGGACTGCATGGCCTCCAGGTCCACGATGTCGCGCAGCAGCATCTCGCCCGCCTTCAGGCGCTCGTGCCACGAAATGATGGCGCGGAAGGTCAGCGGGCTTTCGCACAGGCCGCCGATCATCTCGTCGCGGCCGGCCTCGATCCGCTTGGCGATGGCGATTTCGCCCTCGCGCGACAGCAGTTCGACGGACCCCATCTCGCGCAGGTACATGCGCACCGGGTCGTCGGTACGGCCCAGGCTCTCGGTATCGACGTTGCCCGCGGCACCCCCGGCTTCCTCGCCCTCGGTGTCGGCCTCCTCGGCCTTCTCCTCGCGATTGGCCTCGCTGTCGTCGTTATCCTCGTTCTCGACGACCTGGATGCCCATTTCGGACAGGACCGCCATCACATCCTCGATCTGCTCCGACGACATCTGATCCTGGGGCAGGACGGCGTTCAGCTCGTCGAAGGTGATGTACCCCCGTTCCTTGCCCCGTGCGATCAGTCTCTTGACGGCTCCGGATTGGGTATCCAGCAGAGTGGTGTCGTTGTCCTGATCGCCAGCAGTCGCTTCCGAACCCGCGGCTGTCTTTGTCGCCATCGCCTGCCCTATCCTCAACCGCTAAAGCGCCCTCGCCTGTGTCATGCAACGGCGTCGCCGGCCCTGTTTCGCGGTCCGGTCGCGTTGCCGCGCAGGGCGCGTAAACCACCGGATACGAAATGACCACTTTGTCGCATCTGACAAATTACAGTGTGGTGCAGGTGGTCGATTCACTCGCGGAAGTCAAGGCCCGGCATGGCGCGCCGACGCGCAACCTTACCCTTCGCCGGGCGTGAGATCCCCGCGCCGCAACGCCTCCCAGGCCAGAAGCCGGGTCCGCAAACTGGCCCACGACCGCGCGTCCAGCGTGCCGGCGCACAGGCTTTCGGTGTCCAGGCGGATATCTTCGCCGAACTGCCGGACATTCAGCAAGGCAAAAAAATGCCACCATTCCTGCACCACGTCGACCGCCATCAGGTCGTCGGGCGCGCTCAGCGACATCGGCAGCGGCCGGGCGGCCACCACCGCCATCCGTTCCTCCGCCAGGCCGCCCTCGTCCAGGCGCCGGTCCAGCGCCTTCGCATCCGTCAGGTCGCCCGACGCGGCCAGGTCCATCACCGCGGCCCGCACCCGCGCCAGGGCGGGCGGCAGGTCCAGGCGGCAATAGGCGTCCTCGACCTCGGGCAGGATATGGGGGTGGCGCAGCAGGATCGCGGTCAGGATGCGCATGCGCTCCTGCGCCGCGGCCGCTTCGTCGAACGGCGCCGGGGCGGACCCGGCCGGCCACGACACGCCCGCCTGCCTGCCGTCCCCGCGCTGGCCGCCCTGGCCCGCACGCTTCCCCTGGCCCGGACGGCGGCGATAGGTCTCGAAGAAGCGGTCCAGCAGCGTGCTGCGATATTCCGCCGCCAGCCCCTTGTCCGCGATCAGCGCCGCCGCCTCGACCAGGCGCCGGCGCACCGCGGCGCGCTGCTCGGGCCCGGGGTCGCGTACCCCCTGGGTCAGCAGGTCGAACAGCACGTGGCCGATCGGCCGCGCGCCCTCCAGCAGTGCCGCCACCGCGCCGCTTCCCTGCCCGCGCAGCAGGCTGTCGGGGTCCTCGCCCTCCGGCAGGGCGCAGAAGCGCAGGGTGCGGTTGATATCCAGCAGCGGCAGCGCCGTTTCCGCCGCCTTGACCGCCGCGCGCTGCCCTGCCCCGTCGCCGTCGAAGCACAGGATCGGGGCCGCCGCCATCTGCCACAGCGCCTCCATCTGTTCCGACGTCAGGGCGGTGCCCAATGGCGCGACCGCGCCGGGGAACCCCGCCTGGTGCAGGGCGATGACGTCCATGTAGCCTTCGACCACCACCAGTTCGACCGGCGGCGCCCCGCGCGGCCGCGCGGTGCGCAGCGCGGCCCGGGCGCGATCCATGCCGAACAGGGTCCGCCGCTTGGAAAACAGCGCGGTCTCGGGCCCGTTGAGGTATTTCGGCTGCCCATCCCCCAGGATGCGCCCGCCGAACGAGACCAGGCTGCCCCGCCGGTCGCGGATCGGGAAGGTCACGCGGTTGAAGAACAGTTCCCCCTTCGGGCGCCCGTCCTCGTCCACGCGCATCAGCCCGGCCTGCGCCAGCATCTCGGGCGTGACCCCGTGCGGCGCCAACTCGTTCAGCAATCCGCCCCGCCCGTCGCCGGACCAGCCCAGCCCGAAGCCGGCGATCGTCTCGTCCGACAGGCCCCGCCCGCGCAGGTAGGCCAGGCCCGCCCGGCCCTCGGGCGCATGCAGCCGGCGCACCCAGGCGGCCTGCACCAGGTCCAGCACGTCGGACAGGCCCCGGGCGCGCTGCTCGGCCTCGCGCTCCCGCGGGCTGGCGCGCGGCACCTCCAGCCCCGCCTCGCCCGCCAGTTCGGCGACCGCTTCGGGAAAGGAGCGTCCCTCGCTCTGCATCACGAAGGAAATGACGTCTCCATGCGCGCCACAGCCGAAGCAGTGGAAATGATCGTCATAGACGTAGAATGACGGCGTCTTCTCGCCATGGAAGGGGCAGCAGGCCTTCCAGTTCCTCCCCGACCGGACCAGCTTGGTCCGGCGGCCGATCACCGAGGCGATCGGCGTGCGGGCACGCAATTCCTCCAGAAAGGCGGGATCGAGCGCCACCGCGTCAGGCGGACAGCAGCGTCTTGACGGTGGCGCTGGCGCGGCCGGCATCCAGTGCCGCGCCGAAGCGCGCCTTCAGCGCGGCCATGACGCGGCCCATGTCCTTCATCGACGCCGCCCCCAGTTCCGCGATCGCCTCGCGCGTCGCCGCCTCCAGCGTGGCGGCGTCCAGCTCGGCGGGCAGGTAGCCGCGAATCGTCTCGATCTCGGCTTCTTCCTTCTCGGCCAGTTCGGGGCGGCCGCCCTGGCGGTACATCGCCGCCGATTCGGTGCGCGACTTGATCATGCCGCGCAGCATGGACACGATCTCGTCCTCCGCCACCTCGCCACCCTTGGCCCGGGCGCCGATGTCGACGTCCTTCAGCCTGGCGTTCACCATGCGCAGGGTGCCGACGCGCCCGGACTGCCCGGCCTTCATCGCCGCCTTGAGGTCTTCCATGAAACGCGCGCGCAGGGACATGATCCCGTTCTCCTGATCCAGTGGCGGGCGCCGGCGAGGGGCCGGAACATTTTTCCCACCGATTTGCCGTCGATCCGGGTGGGAATTTTCTTCCCAGCCGATCGGGACGCTGGTAGGAGATAATCCCGGAAGGAAGAATTCGCCATGCCGATATCGATCGAGACCATCATCGAGCGTCTGGGCGGCGCGGATCATGCCGCCCGGCTGACCGGCGTCGGGACCGAGGCCATCCGCAAATGGCGGCAGGCCCGCGCGATCCCGCCCAAGCATTGGACGGTCATCCTGCGCCACACCGGCCTCAGCCTTTCCGACCTGCAACCCGACAGCGCGTCCGACCGAGCGGAGACCCAGATGCCGGAGACCCCGTTACCCCCCGCCACCCAGCCCCCCGAAGGCGCCACCGCCGCGCTGGTCCTGGCCGACGGCACGGTCGCGTGGGGGCGCGGCTTCGGCGCGCATACGCCGGCCGCCGGCAGCGCCATCGGCGAACTGTGCTTTTCCACCGGCATGACCGGCTATCAGGAAACCCTGACCGATCCCTCCTTCGCCGGGCAGATCATCACCTTCACCTTTCCCCATATCGGCAATGTCGGCACCAACGCGGATGACGACGAAGCCCCCCGCGTGGCCGCGCGCGGGCTGGCGGTCAAGCAGGACCTGACCGAGCCCGCCAACTGGCGCGCGACGCAGGGGCTGGACGCCTGGCTGGCCGGCCAGGGCGTGCCGGGCATCTGCGGCGTCGATACCCGCGCCATCACGCTGCGGGTGCGCGACGGCGGCCCGCAGACCGCCATCCTGGCCTACCCCGCCGACGGCGTGTTCGACCTGGACGCCCTGCGTGCCCAGGCCGCCGCATGGCCGGGGCTGGAAGGCATGGACCTGGCCCGCGACGTGACCTGCGCCGCCCCCTATTCCTGGGACAAGGGCGTCTGGACCTGGCCCGCGGGCACCTGCCCGCTGCCCGAGCGCCGCCGCCGCGTGGTCGCGGTCGATTACGGCGCCAAGCGCAACATCCTGCGCTGCCTGGCCAGCGCGGGCTGCGACGTGACGGTCGTGCCGGCCACGGCCACGGCGGACCAGATCCTGGCCCACGCGCCGGACGGCGTGTTCCTGTCCAACGGCCCGGGCGACCCGGCCGCGACCGCCGAATATGCCGTGCCGGCGATCCGCGGCGTGCTGGAGGCCGGCAAGCCGGTCTTCGGCATCTGCCTGGGCCACCAGTTGCTGGCGCAGGCGCTGGGCGCGCGCACCTACAAGCTGGCGCGCGGCCATCGCGGCGCCAACCAGCCGGTCAAGGACCTGGGAACCGGGCGGGTCGAGATCACGAGCCAGAATCACGGCTTCGCGGTGGACGAATCCAGCCTGCCCGCCGACGTGCGCGTGACCCATACCAGCCTGTTCGACGGCTCGAACGAGGGCATCGCCTCCGACCGCTATCCGGCCTTCTCGGTCCAGTACCATCCCGAGGCCAGCCCCGGCCCGTCGGACAGCCATTATCTGTTCGACCGCTTCGTCGCCCTGATCGACCGCGTCAACGCACCCGTCTGAAAGCAGCACACCATGCCCAAACGGACAGATATCCGCTCCATCCTGATCATCGGCGCTGGTCCGATCGTCATCGGCCAGGCGTGCGAATTCGACTATTCCGGCGCCCAGGCCTGCAAGGCCCTGCGCGAGGAAGGGTACCGGGTCATCCTGGTCAATTCCAACCCGGCCACGATCATGACCGATCCCGGACTGGCGGACGCGACCTATGTCGAGCCGATCACCCCGGAATTCGTCGAGCGGATCATCCTGCGCGAAAAGCCGGACGCCATCCTGCCGACCATGGGCGGCCAGACGGCGCTGAACACCGCCATGGCGCTGGACAAGTCCGGCTTCCTGAAGGAACACGGGGTGGAGTTGATCGGCGCTGACGCCGAAGTCATCGACCGTGCCGAGGACCGGCAGAAATTCCGCGAGGCGATGGACGCGATCGGCATCGAAAGCCCGCGCAGCGTGATCGCCCATACGCTGGACGAGGCCCGCGCGGCGCTGGAGCAGGTCGGCCTGCCCGCGGTCATCCGTCCCTCGTTCACCATGGGCGGCTCGGGCGGCGGCATCGCCTATAACCGCGAGGAATTCGACCAGATCGTGGCCTCGGGCCTCGACGCGTCCCCGACCACCGAGGTGCTGATCGAGGAATCGGTGCTGGGCTGGAAGGAGTTCGAGATGGAGGTCGTCCGCGACAGCGCGGACAACTGCATCATCGTGTGCTCGATCGAGAACATCGATCCGATGGGCGTGCATACCGGCGATTCCATCACCGTCGCGCCGGCGCTGACCCTGACCGACAAGGAATACCAGCGCATGCGCGACGCCTCGCTGGCGTGCCTGCGCGCCATCGGCGTCGATACCGGCGGGTCGAACGTGCAGTTCGGCGTCAACCCCGCCGACGGCCGCATGGTGGTCATCGAGATGAATCCCCGCGTCTCGCGCTCCTCCGCGCTGGCGTCCAAGGCCACGGGCTTTCCCATCGCCAAGGTCGCGGCCAAGCTGGCCGTGGGCTACACGCTGGACGAACTGGCCAACGACATCACGGGCTCGACCCCGGCGTCGTTCGAGCCGACCATCGACTATGTGGTGGTCAAGATCCCGCGCTTCACCTTCGAGAAATTCCCCGGCACCCCCGCCCTGCTGTCCACCAGCATGAAATCGGTCGGCGAGGCGATGGCCATCGGCCGCTCGTTCCCCGAGGCGCTGCAGAAGGGCCTGCGCTCGATGGAAACCGGGCTGGCCGGGCTGGACCCGGTCGAGGCCCCGGGCGACGGCGGCGAGGACGCGTTCCGCGCCGCCCTGTCCCAGCCCCGGCCGGAACGGATCCTGATGGCCGCCCAGGCGTTGCGCGCCGGCCTGGGCGTGGATGAAATCCACGCCGCCTGCCGGTTCGAGCCCTGGTTCCTGCGCGAGTTGCAGAAGATCGTGGCGGCGGAACATGCCGTGGTCCGCGACGGCCTGCCCCAGGACGCGCTGGCGCTGCGCCGGCTGAAGGCGCTGGGCTTCTCGGACGTGCAGCTCGGCCGCCTGTCGGGCACCGGCGCGCACGAGGTCGCGTCCCTGCGCGCGCGGCTGGCGGTCGCGCCCGTCTACAAGCGGATCGACACCTGCGCCGGCGAATTCGCCTCGGCCACGCCCTATATGTATTCGACCTACGAGGGCGGGTTCGGCGTGCCGGATTGCGAAAGCCACCCGACCGACCGGCGCAAGATCGTGATCCTGGGCGGCGGTCCCAACCGCATCGGCCAGGGGATCGAATTCGACTATTGCTGCGTCCACGCCGCCTATGCGCTGCGCGAGGCCGGGTTCGAGACCATCATGGTCAACTGCAACCCCGAGACCGTCTCGACCGACTACGACACCTCGGACCGCCTGTATTTCGAGCCGCTGACCGAAGAGGACGTGATCGCGCTGATCCGGCGCGAGCAGGCCAGCGGCACCGTGCTGGGCTGCATCGTGCAGTATGGCGGCCAGACGCCGCTGAAGCTGTCCCGCGCGCTGGAGGCCGCCGGCATTCCGCTGCTGGGCACGCCGGCCGACGCCATCGACCGCGCCGAGGACCGCGAGCGGTTCCAGGCCATGCTGCACAAGCTGGGCCTGCGCCAGCCGGACAACGGCATCGCCCGCACGGCGGCCGAGGCCGAGGACGTGGCCGAGCGCATCGGCTACCCCGTCGTGATCCGCCCGTCCTACGTGCTGGGCGGCCGGGCGATGGAAATCGTCCATGACCGCGCCAGCCTGCAGCGCTACATGCGCGTGGCGCTGCAACTGGCCGGGCACGACATCGCCTCGGGCCCGGTGCTGATCGACCGCTACCTGAACGACGCGATCGAGGCCGATGTGGACTGCATTTCCGACGGCCACACCGTCTATGTCGCCGGCGTCATGGAACATATCGAGGAAGCGGGCATCCATTCCGGCGACAGCGCCTGCTCGCTGCCGCCCTACACCCTCTCGCCCGCCATCGTCACCGAACTGAAGGAACAGACCGAGGCGATGGCCCGCGAACTGGGCATCGTCGGGCTGATGAACGTCCAGTACGCCATCAAGGACCAGGACATCTTCGTCCTGGAGGTCAATCCCCGCGCCTCGCGCACCGTGCCCTTCGTCGCCAAGGCGACCGGCGTGCCGGTGGCCAAGATCGGCGCGCGGGTCATGGCCGGGGCACGGC
This genomic stretch from Gluconacetobacter diazotrophicus PA1 5 harbors:
- the carB gene encoding carbamoyl-phosphate synthase large subunit, whose product is MPKRTDIRSILIIGAGPIVIGQACEFDYSGAQACKALREEGYRVILVNSNPATIMTDPGLADATYVEPITPEFVERIILREKPDAILPTMGGQTALNTAMALDKSGFLKEHGVELIGADAEVIDRAEDRQKFREAMDAIGIESPRSVIAHTLDEARAALEQVGLPAVIRPSFTMGGSGGGIAYNREEFDQIVASGLDASPTTEVLIEESVLGWKEFEMEVVRDSADNCIIVCSIENIDPMGVHTGDSITVAPALTLTDKEYQRMRDASLACLRAIGVDTGGSNVQFGVNPADGRMVVIEMNPRVSRSSALASKATGFPIAKVAAKLAVGYTLDELANDITGSTPASFEPTIDYVVVKIPRFTFEKFPGTPALLSTSMKSVGEAMAIGRSFPEALQKGLRSMETGLAGLDPVEAPGDGGEDAFRAALSQPRPERILMAAQALRAGLGVDEIHAACRFEPWFLRELQKIVAAEHAVVRDGLPQDALALRRLKALGFSDVQLGRLSGTGAHEVASLRARLAVAPVYKRIDTCAGEFASATPYMYSTYEGGFGVPDCESHPTDRRKIVILGGGPNRIGQGIEFDYCCVHAAYALREAGFETIMVNCNPETVSTDYDTSDRLYFEPLTEEDVIALIRREQASGTVLGCIVQYGGQTPLKLSRALEAAGIPLLGTPADAIDRAEDRERFQAMLHKLGLRQPDNGIARTAAEAEDVAERIGYPVVIRPSYVLGGRAMEIVHDRASLQRYMRVALQLAGHDIASGPVLIDRYLNDAIEADVDCISDGHTVYVAGVMEHIEEAGIHSGDSACSLPPYTLSPAIVTELKEQTEAMARELGIVGLMNVQYAIKDQDIFVLEVNPRASRTVPFVAKATGVPVAKIGARVMAGARLSEFRLDDRAVAPHVAVKEAVFPFNRFPNVDTILGPEMRSTGEVMGLDASFERAFAKSQLAAGVRLPLSGVVFLSVRRSDKAAIPALARRLVDMGFTILATRGTAQHLRDAGIAVEVVNKVLEGRPNCVDAIRSGDVQMIINTAQGAQSVTDSFDIRRSALTTGIPHFTTIAGARAATHAIAAMREGPLEVAPLQSYFSGSF